One genomic region from Deltaproteobacteria bacterium encodes:
- a CDS encoding type IV pilus twitching motility protein PilT: MDLNEVLLTALNNRASDIHFQVGQPPILRIDGELVPLKDYSAMDSSQVAKLAYQIMNERQREHFLRNREIDMGYGIAGLGRFRVNIYQQRGTIAVALRVIPFGIKGFEELNLPVEVLERISMQVRGLILLTGTTGSGKSTTLAAMIDYINHHRRCHIITIEDPIEFLHRDQTSIISQREIGTDTDNFAQALKMALRQDPDVILVGEMRDFETIETAILAAETGHLVLSTLHTLDAAETVNRIVAVYPPYQQKQIRLQLAGILEGVMSQRLLPRADGIGRVPAVEIMVSTARIRECIVDKDKTHEIHEAIAEGFASYGMQTFDQSLMSLLKKGLITYDEALRHSSNPDDFALRVKGILATSDMTWDEFEKKKEEEKEELEIDRF, encoded by the coding sequence ATGGATCTCAATGAGGTATTGCTCACCGCCCTGAACAACCGGGCCTCGGATATCCACTTTCAGGTCGGCCAGCCCCCCATCCTCAGGATCGATGGAGAGTTGGTCCCCTTGAAGGATTATTCAGCCATGGACTCCAGTCAAGTGGCTAAGCTGGCCTATCAAATCATGAACGAACGGCAGCGCGAGCATTTCCTGAGAAACAGGGAGATCGATATGGGCTATGGGATCGCTGGGCTGGGGAGGTTTCGGGTCAACATCTATCAACAGCGGGGGACCATCGCCGTCGCCTTGAGGGTGATACCCTTTGGGATCAAGGGGTTTGAGGAACTCAACCTGCCGGTGGAGGTGTTGGAGCGAATCTCCATGCAGGTGAGAGGATTAATCCTCTTGACCGGTACCACCGGCAGCGGCAAGTCGACCACCTTGGCGGCCATGATCGACTATATCAACCACCACAGACGCTGTCATATCATTACCATTGAGGATCCCATCGAGTTTCTCCATCGCGATCAAACGAGCATCATCAGCCAGCGAGAGATAGGCACCGACACCGATAACTTTGCCCAGGCCCTTAAGATGGCCCTACGCCAGGACCCGGACGTGATCCTAGTGGGGGAGATGCGGGATTTTGAGACCATTGAGACGGCCATCCTGGCGGCGGAGACAGGACACCTCGTCCTCAGCACCCTTCACACCCTGGATGCTGCGGAGACGGTTAACAGGATCGTTGCCGTCTACCCCCCCTATCAACAGAAACAGATCCGGCTCCAGTTGGCCGGGATCCTGGAGGGGGTGATGTCCCAGCGGCTTCTGCCCCGGGCCGATGGGATAGGGAGGGTGCCCGCGGTGGAGATTATGGTCTCCACTGCCCGCATAAGGGAATGCATCGTGGATAAGGACAAGACCCATGAGATCCATGAGGCCATCGCTGAGGGGTTCGCCTCCTATGGTATGCAGACCTTTGATCAATCCCTAATGTCCCTCCTTAAGAAGGGGTTGATCACCTACGATGAGGCCCTCCGTCACAGCAGCAACCCCGACGACTTCGCCCTCAGGGTCAAGGGGATCCTGGCCACCAGCGATATGACCTGGGATGAGTTTGAGAAGAAGAAAGAGGAGGAAAAGGAGGAATTGGAAATCGACAGGTTTTAG
- the thpR gene encoding RNA 2',3'-cyclic phosphodiesterase, giving the protein MAGWRSFFAVELNKEIEEGIRKVQEVLKGRVGGVRWVRPEGIHLTLKFLGEVDPDRIKEIVRKAQEAVKGVGPFKIRIRGVSGFPSAKNPRVIWIGVEDQSGLLRELQMRVEKGLEELGFKREERGYTPHLTLGRLRSGKEKGAITEALKDIGDSDLGTMEIGEITLFRSQLKPTGAEYTKLKNIPLEVP; this is encoded by the coding sequence GTGGCGGGATGGAGGTCTTTTTTCGCCGTAGAGCTAAACAAAGAGATAGAAGAGGGGATTAGAAAGGTCCAGGAGGTGTTAAAGGGGAGAGTGGGGGGGGTGCGTTGGGTGCGGCCAGAGGGCATTCATCTCACCCTCAAGTTCCTTGGTGAGGTAGATCCGGATCGTATTAAGGAGATAGTGCGCAAGGCGCAGGAGGCTGTCAAGGGTGTAGGCCCTTTCAAGATAAGGATCAGAGGAGTCAGCGGGTTCCCGAGCGCAAAGAATCCACGGGTTATCTGGATAGGGGTGGAAGATCAAAGCGGCCTCCTCAGGGAGTTACAGATGAGGGTGGAAAAGGGGTTGGAGGAGCTCGGTTTCAAGAGGGAGGAGAGGGGTTACACCCCTCACCTTACGTTGGGGCGTCTGCGCTCAGGGAAGGAGAAAGGGGCTATCACCGAGGCCCTAAAGGATATAGGAGATAGCGACCTGGGGACCATGGAGATTGGGGAGATTACCCTCTTCCGGAGCCAATTGAAACCCACCGGGGCGGAGTATACCAAATTGAAGAACATCCCTTTGGAGGTCCCTTAA
- the ilvN gene encoding acetolactate synthase small subunit, translating into MRHTISVLVENELGVLARVAGLFSGRGFNIESLSVAETLDPTVSTMTIVTRGDDQIIEQVTKQLNKLVCVIKVMDLEGKDYVEREMVLVKVAAKAETRAEILRITDIFRGKVVDVSPKSYAIEVTGDEDKIRAFLELLKPIGIKEVARTGRVALARG; encoded by the coding sequence ATGCGGCACACAATAAGCGTCTTAGTGGAGAATGAATTGGGGGTCCTGGCCCGGGTAGCGGGACTCTTTAGTGGGAGGGGGTTTAATATTGAAAGCCTTTCGGTGGCAGAGACCTTGGACCCAACTGTTTCCACCATGACCATCGTGACCCGGGGGGACGATCAGATCATCGAACAGGTGACCAAACAGCTCAACAAACTGGTGTGCGTAATAAAGGTAATGGATCTGGAGGGGAAGGACTATGTGGAGAGGGAAATGGTTCTGGTAAAGGTGGCGGCCAAGGCGGAGACCCGCGCGGAAATCCTCAGAATAACCGACATCTTTCGGGGCAAGGTGGTCGATGTCAGCCCCAAGAGCTATGCCATAGAGGTGACCGGGGATGAGGACAAGATCAGGGCCTTTCTAGAACTCCTCAAGCCCATAGGGATCAAGGAGGTAGCCCGTACAGGCCGAGTGGCCCTGGCGAGGGGTTAA
- the recA gene encoding recombinase RecA, whose protein sequence is MGKEKEKAVNVAVTQIERQFGKGAIMRLGSEVRPAEIQTISTGSLALDMALGVGGLPRGRVVEIFGPESSGKTTLGLHVVAEAQKDGIAAFIDAEHALDLNYAQRLGVKVEDLLVSQPDTGEQALEITEVLVRSGAVDVIVIDSVAALVPRAEIEGDMGDAHMGLQARLMSQALRKLSATISKSKAIVIFINQIRMKIGVMFGNPETTPGGNALKFYSSVRLDIRKIATIKRGQEVVGNRTRVRVVKNKVAPPFKEVQFDIIYGEGISREGEILDLAADLNILEKVGTWYSFGDVRIGQGRENTKAFLREDPEVRREIEHKILEHYNLPKEEKEAGDGSQ, encoded by the coding sequence CTGGGCAAAGAAAAGGAGAAGGCGGTCAACGTGGCCGTCACACAGATTGAGAGACAGTTTGGCAAAGGGGCCATCATGCGCCTCGGTTCTGAGGTGCGACCAGCAGAGATCCAGACCATCTCCACTGGTTCTTTGGCCCTGGACATGGCCTTAGGGGTGGGGGGACTCCCCCGGGGGAGGGTTGTGGAGATCTTCGGCCCCGAGTCCTCAGGCAAGACCACCTTGGGCCTGCATGTGGTGGCTGAGGCCCAAAAGGATGGGATAGCGGCCTTTATTGATGCAGAACATGCCCTGGACCTAAACTATGCCCAGAGGCTGGGGGTAAAGGTGGAGGACCTCCTGGTCTCGCAGCCCGACACCGGGGAGCAGGCCTTGGAGATCACAGAGGTCTTGGTACGTAGCGGGGCAGTGGATGTGATTGTCATCGATTCGGTGGCGGCCTTGGTACCTCGGGCAGAGATTGAAGGGGATATGGGGGATGCCCACATGGGCCTGCAGGCCAGGCTTATGTCCCAGGCCTTGAGAAAGTTGTCGGCCACCATCAGCAAATCAAAGGCCATTGTGATCTTCATCAATCAGATCCGGATGAAGATCGGGGTTATGTTCGGCAACCCGGAGACCACTCCGGGGGGGAACGCCCTCAAGTTCTATTCCTCGGTGAGGCTGGATATAAGGAAGATAGCCACCATAAAGCGAGGGCAGGAGGTGGTGGGGAATCGGACTAGAGTCCGAGTGGTGAAAAACAAGGTGGCTCCTCCATTTAAGGAGGTGCAGTTCGACATCATATACGGGGAGGGGATCTCCCGAGAGGGTGAGATCTTGGACCTCGCCGCTGACCTAAATATCCTGGAGAAGGTGGGCACCTGGTATTCCTTCGGCGACGTAAGGATCGGCCAAGGCAGAGAAAACACCAAGGCCTTTTTGAGAGAGGACCCAGAGGTGAGGAGGGAGATCGAGCACAAGATCCTTGAGCACTACAACCTCCCCAAGGAGGAGAAGGAGGCGGGAGATGGATCTCAATGA
- a CDS encoding phosphatidylserine decarboxylase family protein, with translation MNLKRRNFPIVLQGIPYILPPAVITLILGLWGEIYLFVPFLILTLFCLFFFRNPSRQIPDGEGLILSPADGRIVEVEKGVEVPLLGGEATKVSIFMSLFDVHVNRVPVGGTVEEVRYQRGRFLPAYRGEASRQNEQNALLLQSAEDLKLVFVQVAGIVARRIVCHVRRGDRVQRGKIFGAILFGSRLDVYLPKGMEATVCRGERVKGGESVLGVIK, from the coding sequence ATGAACCTTAAAAGGAGAAATTTTCCCATAGTCTTGCAGGGGATACCGTATATCCTCCCCCCTGCCGTGATCACCTTGATATTGGGGTTATGGGGGGAGATCTATCTTTTTGTTCCCTTTCTCATACTGACACTCTTTTGCCTCTTCTTTTTTCGGAACCCCTCTCGCCAAATACCTGATGGTGAAGGTCTGATTCTGTCCCCTGCCGATGGGCGGATCGTGGAGGTGGAGAAAGGGGTGGAGGTCCCCCTTTTGGGGGGGGAGGCCACCAAGGTGAGCATATTTATGTCCCTCTTTGATGTCCATGTGAACCGAGTACCTGTTGGGGGAACAGTGGAGGAGGTTAGATACCAGAGGGGGAGGTTTCTACCGGCGTATAGGGGAGAGGCCTCACGACAAAATGAACAGAACGCCCTCCTGCTTCAAAGCGCCGAAGATCTGAAACTGGTCTTTGTCCAGGTGGCCGGCATTGTGGCCCGGAGGATAGTTTGTCATGTGCGCAGGGGTGACCGGGTGCAGAGGGGGAAGATCTTTGGGGCCATCCTCTTTGGCTCCAGACTGGATGTCTACCTCCCCAAAGGGATGGAGGCAACGGTCTGCAGGGGAGAGAGGGTAAAAGGAGGAGAAAGCGTGCTGGGGGTGATCAAATGA
- the pssA gene encoding CDP-diacylglycerol--serine O-phosphatidyltransferase, producing MRKDKSKIKKREGVKRGIYILPNLLTSGSLFCGFYAIIASFNGNYLHSAVAILAAAFFDGIDGKVARLTRSTSRFGVEFDSLSDLVAFGVAPAILVFSWALQPYGRLGWLAAFLYVACGALRLARFNVQINTVESRYFRGLPVPAAASLIAATVLLLHRLGEGGETKHLFLLLLIYLLAFLMVSNIRYHSFKDLELLKKKPFSTLVAVVLAMVVVVAEPEIMLFIFASLYLMLGPLSTLLGWYRKREVVLNEKKTESLMR from the coding sequence ATGAGGAAGGATAAGTCTAAAATAAAGAAGAGGGAGGGAGTAAAGAGGGGGATATATATATTGCCCAATCTGCTTACCTCAGGGAGCCTTTTCTGCGGGTTTTATGCCATTATCGCCTCCTTTAACGGGAACTACCTCCACTCGGCGGTGGCCATCTTGGCTGCTGCCTTCTTTGACGGGATCGATGGGAAGGTGGCCCGTCTGACCCGATCCACTAGCCGCTTTGGGGTGGAGTTTGACTCCCTCTCAGACCTGGTGGCCTTTGGTGTGGCCCCGGCTATTCTAGTCTTCTCTTGGGCCCTGCAACCATATGGGAGATTGGGGTGGCTGGCTGCCTTCCTCTATGTGGCCTGTGGTGCCCTCAGATTGGCCAGGTTCAATGTCCAGATAAATACGGTGGAGTCCCGATATTTCCGGGGGCTTCCCGTCCCAGCAGCAGCAAGCCTCATCGCAGCGACCGTCCTGCTCCTCCATCGCCTAGGAGAAGGAGGGGAGACCAAACATCTATTCCTTCTCCTCTTGATCTACCTGCTCGCCTTCCTCATGGTGAGCAACATCCGTTACCACAGCTTCAAGGATCTGGAGCTCCTCAAGAAGAAGCCCTTTAGCACCCTGGTTGCCGTGGTCTTGGCCATGGTGGTGGTGGTGGCAGAACCAGAGATCATGCTTTTCATCTTCGCCTCCCTCTATCTCATGTTGGGGCCCTTGAGCACCCTCCTGGGGTGGTACAGAAAGAGGGAGGTGGTGTTAAACGAGAAGAAGACAGAGTCGTTGATGAGATAG
- a CDS encoding HNH nuclease family protein, whose translation MSPKKTRAEADRLDQIIAEARRDRERRMESYRERALRMFPWICARCGREFSGKRLRELTVHHKDHDHDNNPPDGSNWELLCIYCHDYEHSKYLEEEWHDEAPPGGEKEPPSTYRPFAGLDALLKDKKIKSS comes from the coding sequence ATGTCACCGAAGAAGACGCGAGCAGAGGCCGACAGGCTGGATCAGATCATTGCCGAGGCTCGGCGCGACCGAGAGCGTCGGATGGAGAGCTATCGGGAGCGGGCGCTCAGGATGTTTCCGTGGATCTGTGCGCGGTGCGGGCGCGAATTCTCAGGCAAGAGACTTCGTGAGCTCACGGTCCATCACAAGGATCACGACCACGATAACAATCCACCTGACGGCAGCAACTGGGAGCTGCTGTGTATCTACTGTCACGACTATGAGCACTCGAAGTATCTGGAAGAGGAATGGCACGACGAGGCGCCGCCGGGCGGCGAGAAAGAGCCACCTTCTACCTACAGGCCGTTCGCTGGTCTCGATGCCTTGCTGAAAGATAAAAAGATAAAAAGTAGCTGA
- the ilvC gene encoding ketol-acid reductoisomerase, whose protein sequence is MAKIYYDQDADLKYLEEKRIAIIGYGSQGHAQAQNLRDSGLNVVVAELQGTPNYRLAQEHGFSPVSAAEAAQSCEVIQILLPDTAQPRIYKEEIEGELRKEKTLVFSHGFNIHYGQIIPPPFVDVIMIAPKGPGHLLRRQFVEGKGVPAVVAVEQDASGKALGVALAYAKGIGSTKAGVIETTFKEETETDLFGEQVVLCGGVSELVRAGFDTLVEAGYQPEIAYFECLHELKLIVDLMYEGGINYMRYSVSDTAEYGDLTRGRRIINEETRLIMKEILEDIQDGTFAREWILENEARRPVFNALRKRDQAHLIEKVGKELRMMMSWIESKDEP, encoded by the coding sequence ATGGCAAAGATCTACTACGATCAAGACGCCGATTTGAAATACCTGGAGGAGAAGAGGATCGCGATTATAGGTTATGGCAGCCAGGGGCACGCTCAGGCTCAAAACCTGCGAGACAGTGGCTTAAATGTGGTAGTAGCCGAACTGCAGGGGACGCCGAACTACCGTCTAGCCCAGGAACATGGGTTTTCTCCGGTCTCAGCCGCGGAGGCCGCCCAAAGTTGCGAGGTCATCCAGATATTGCTGCCCGACACGGCGCAACCCCGTATATATAAGGAGGAGATCGAGGGGGAGCTAAGGAAAGAGAAAACTTTGGTCTTCTCCCATGGGTTCAACATCCATTATGGACAGATCATCCCACCTCCCTTTGTGGATGTCATCATGATAGCTCCCAAAGGCCCAGGTCATCTCCTGAGACGGCAGTTTGTGGAGGGCAAAGGGGTCCCTGCGGTGGTGGCAGTGGAGCAAGATGCCTCGGGAAAGGCCCTGGGGGTGGCCCTTGCTTATGCCAAGGGGATAGGTTCAACCAAGGCGGGGGTAATCGAGACTACCTTTAAGGAGGAGACCGAGACGGACCTCTTCGGCGAGCAGGTGGTCCTGTGTGGGGGGGTATCGGAGTTGGTGCGGGCCGGGTTCGATACCCTGGTGGAGGCCGGTTATCAGCCCGAGATCGCCTACTTCGAGTGCCTCCATGAGCTCAAATTGATCGTCGACCTAATGTACGAGGGAGGGATCAACTATATGAGGTACTCCGTCAGTGATACGGCGGAGTACGGGGACCTGACCCGAGGCAGGAGGATCATCAATGAGGAGACCCGCTTGATCATGAAGGAGATCCTAGAGGACATACAGGACGGCACCTTTGCCCGCGAGTGGATCCTGGAGAATGAGGCCCGCCGTCCTGTCTTTAATGCCCTGCGCAAGAGGGATCAGGCGCATTTAATAGAGAAGGTAGGCAAGGAACTGCGCATGATGATGAGCTGGATAGAGAGCAAGGATGAACCTTAA
- the ilvB gene encoding biosynthetic-type acetolactate synthase large subunit: protein MKKTGSQILLESLKMEKVEVIFNYPGGAILPLIDELPCWNLKKILVRHEQAAVHAADGYARASGKTGVCLVTSGPGATNTVTGIATAFMDSIPVVVLTGQVPTALIGNDAFQEADIIGITRPCTKYNYLATDVRKLSQIIREAFHIARSGRPGPVLVDLPKDVLTDATEFRYPEEIYIKGYQPTVDGHIPQIKRALRLILKARRPVIYAGGGIVSSGASKELIKLAEMLRIPVTMTLMGLGGFPGTHPLSLGMLGMHGTYRANMAVTECDLLVAIGARFDDRVTGKIEGFSPKSKKIHIDIDPTSISKNVRVDIPVVGDCKRVLAKMIAFLQEEGGVKEYRGSLDKWHERIEKWGKTHPLTYQQTQVIKPQYVIEKIYELTKGEAIITTEVGQNQMWAAQFYLFDHPRSLLTSGGLGTMGYGFPAAIGAQVAFPERTVVDIAGDGSIQMNIQELATAVHNKLPVKVAILNNGYLGMVRQWQELFYERKYSLTHIGEVSPDFVKLAEAYGAVGLRATRPEEVVPVIQEALRIPYPVLMDFVVEPEEGVYPMVPAGEPIDQMLLV from the coding sequence ATGAAAAAGACAGGGTCCCAAATCCTATTGGAGAGCCTCAAGATGGAAAAGGTGGAGGTGATCTTTAATTACCCTGGAGGGGCCATCCTCCCCCTCATCGATGAACTTCCCTGTTGGAATCTTAAAAAGATACTGGTCCGGCATGAGCAGGCAGCGGTTCATGCGGCTGATGGATATGCCCGGGCCAGCGGCAAGACAGGTGTGTGTCTGGTTACCTCTGGCCCTGGGGCCACGAACACCGTTACCGGGATCGCCACCGCCTTTATGGATTCCATCCCTGTGGTCGTACTCACCGGGCAGGTCCCCACCGCCCTGATCGGTAATGATGCCTTTCAGGAGGCCGACATCATCGGGATTACCCGCCCCTGCACCAAATATAACTATCTGGCCACCGATGTGCGCAAGTTGTCCCAGATCATAAGGGAGGCCTTTCATATCGCCAGGTCTGGACGACCTGGCCCTGTACTGGTCGATCTCCCCAAAGATGTCCTCACGGATGCCACCGAGTTTAGATATCCGGAGGAGATCTACATCAAGGGGTATCAGCCCACAGTCGATGGACATATCCCGCAGATCAAGAGGGCCTTAAGGCTCATCCTAAAGGCGCGCAGGCCAGTGATCTATGCCGGTGGAGGGATAGTCTCCTCTGGCGCCTCAAAGGAGCTTATCAAGTTGGCGGAGATGCTCCGTATTCCGGTCACCATGACCTTGATGGGCCTAGGTGGGTTTCCGGGCACTCATCCCTTATCCCTGGGAATGTTGGGGATGCACGGGACCTATCGGGCCAATATGGCGGTAACCGAGTGCGATCTGTTGGTCGCCATTGGGGCCAGGTTTGATGACCGGGTCACAGGGAAGATAGAGGGCTTCTCCCCCAAGTCCAAGAAGATCCATATCGACATTGACCCCACCTCCATCAGCAAGAACGTAAGGGTGGACATCCCCGTTGTGGGGGATTGCAAGAGGGTCCTTGCCAAGATGATCGCCTTTCTCCAGGAAGAAGGGGGGGTAAAGGAGTACAGAGGGTCGTTGGATAAGTGGCATGAACGAATCGAGAAGTGGGGTAAGACCCATCCCCTCACGTATCAGCAGACCCAGGTAATCAAACCCCAATATGTTATCGAGAAGATCTATGAGCTGACCAAAGGTGAGGCTATCATCACCACAGAGGTGGGACAGAATCAGATGTGGGCTGCTCAATTTTATCTGTTTGACCACCCTCGCAGCCTCCTCACCTCTGGTGGCCTGGGGACCATGGGTTATGGATTTCCCGCAGCTATTGGGGCTCAAGTGGCCTTTCCTGAACGCACGGTGGTTGATATTGCCGGGGATGGGAGCATCCAGATGAATATCCAGGAGTTGGCCACTGCCGTACACAATAAGCTACCGGTGAAGGTAGCCATCCTCAACAATGGATACCTGGGGATGGTGAGGCAATGGCAGGAACTATTCTATGAGCGGAAATACTCTCTGACACATATTGGGGAGGTCAGTCCTGACTTCGTAAAGCTCGCCGAGGCCTATGGGGCGGTGGGCCTGCGGGCCACCAGACCCGAAGAGGTGGTCCCCGTGATTCAAGAGGCCCTGCGAATCCCGTACCCCGTGCTCATGGACTTCGTTGTGGAGCCAGAGGAGGGGGTCTATCCCATGGTGCCAGCTGGTGAGCCGATAGACCAGATGCTGTTGGTATGA